TGAACCACTTATCGAACGGATGCAGCAGAAGGGTGTAGATTATGTAGAAATCAATAAGGATTCCAATCTCTTTAACATCCTTATTTAATTTCTTTCATCACTTTAATCATTTCGTTAATGAACATAGAAAGGCCCGTCCCGGAATGAATGGGGACGGGCCTTTTGTATATCATACTAGAGAGGTAATTCAGTCTTACGGTATTGTTCGACTTCATCTGTTAATTTATAATCTTTGTCTTTCATCAATTTCATGAAGCCATCTAGTTTCTTCAGGAATGGGCTGTTGTCTTTATTCTTGGTGAGAATGCTAGAGTAGGCTTTCTGCGCCTCCAAGTCCATTTCAAGATTGTCATAATGGAAAAGGGGCGTGTTATTCTGGCCGTAAAACGTATTGTTAACATAGATAGAATATAAGGATTTCACAGCTGAAATTCGGTTCGATTTCGGATGATTTTGAATAAATTGCTCTTGAGATAGTGCTCGCGCAGCTACATCGGTCCAACCAATGACCAGCCCGTTATCCTTGGAGGAGGGCAGATCAGACTCCGTAGCCATAATGGATAGATACGCGCTGATATCGTCAGTGACATAAAGCTTATATTTGCGGTAAGCCTCATAGTCGATCACCGGGAAAAAAGTGCCTTCCGCGGTCTCCAGTTTATATCCATTTTCGCTGGCACTCTTCAGCAGTGTGCGCAGAGTGAGATCTTCTGTGGCATCAGCAAGGGTCTTCATACTTGCGCCAGCTTTATAGATGGCGGTGAGCTTCCGCTGGACATTGCTGGTACTGAATTTGCTCTCCCACGCCGGAAGCGCCGCCTTGTGCAAATTTTCAAGCTTCAGTGTCATTATCGTGGCACGATACGAACCTACCGCATACATATTGGCGTTCAAATATTTAATAGCTTCGGGTAACTTGTTAGAGGAAGACAACAGCGGCAATGCTGCTTTATAGATAGCCTCCGCATGATTATTGTTTGCTGTCAAAGGATTTGCCTTAGTGCCTCCCACAGGAGGGCTGGCAGCGCCTTCAGCTTGAATCGTTCCTATAGGTACCGCGCCTAGTCCCAATGTTACTGCTAGAACAGAATAGAGAATATATTGCTTCTTATTCATGGAAGTTCCCCCTGTCTATTGGATGAAATATGGGTGGAGCATGACTTTTATTTTCTAAAAAATATAAACTTTAGTCCAATTGCCCCAATTAGGGAAACAATTAAGCTTACCCACGGGGATAAAGTAATGACCGGAAACAATCGGTCGAGGTACAAGCCAATGAATACGGCAACTACGGCGATTCCGATATAGACGCCAAGGCCCTTGATATCAAAGGGCTTGGCTTTAGGTGCATCCCCCTCAGACAAGGAGGTTAACCATTTCATAATAAGTTCGATCAAGATAATGGAACCTGCCCCCACAGCGAAGAGGGTGAAGAGGCTAATCTCTCCGAACATCCCAGTTGATCCGTTAGTCCATTGTAAGAAGAGTCCACCTATAGCCAAGATCCCGAACAAACAGGTTAGAGCCGCGCAGGGAATCATCAAGTAATAGTTCCATTTGCTGCGCGCTGGGCGTGTGGGAACGCTGTCTATGATCTCTTTAAAATAATCATCCGGATTCTCGCCAAACACCTGTTTAGCGTTTTTACCTTTTTTTTGTTCTTTCAGAAGCAGCTTGGCTGCATCCAGTAAAAGTTCTTCAGCGCGGAGAGCTTCTACCCTACTGGCGCGCATCGTCAGGATCATATCTTCAAAATAGGATCGATTGAAAGGCGTCATCTGCTCACGCAGGGCGTTATTTTCCTTAATCATATCTTTCACTTTCATAATAGGGATGTAAACCTCCAGTAGTGTTAATCGGTATAGT
This genomic stretch from Paenibacillus sp. FSL H7-0737 harbors:
- a CDS encoding DUF1129 family protein — encoded protein: MKVKDMIKENNALREQMTPFNRSYFEDMILTMRASRVEALRAEELLLDAAKLLLKEQKKGKNAKQVFGENPDDYFKEIIDSVPTRPARSKWNYYLMIPCAALTCLFGILAIGGLFLQWTNGSTGMFGEISLFTLFAVGAGSIILIELIMKWLTSLSEGDAPKAKPFDIKGLGVYIGIAVVAVFIGLYLDRLFPVITLSPWVSLIVSLIGAIGLKFIFFRK